DNA sequence from the Vicia villosa cultivar HV-30 ecotype Madison, WI linkage group LG3, Vvil1.0, whole genome shotgun sequence genome:
tgaaaacaaaGAATCTTGATCGGTGTTAGGAGTTGTCTTTCTGTCAGTCGCTTTTGTTACATTCAAGTCACATTCTGCTGCAGCAATAGCAGCTCAGAGCCAACAGCATTCACATTGCATAATCAACCAATTCAAGCAAAATTACATGATAAATCTCAAAAACACATACACATGTTCATCATAAACACAATTACATCAATTTCCCTAAAGTCTAACCAACcattcttttcttctatcaataCACATAGCAAGAAACACTTCTCTCCAATTAGGATCCATAAATTTCTCCACAGCTTTCATATAAACATCGTCGCTAACATCTTCAATCTCATTAAGAACCCTCACACACTCTGTAATTGAACAAGTATGATTTACGCTCTTTCTTTCAgctaaaacaaaatctgattttgcCTTAGATGCTTCAGCATATGCAAATAGTGCATTTATCATTGCCTTTTGCAAATACTCTTTATCATCATATGAATTATGTTGATCTATATTTGTTGATTCTTGAGTAGATGAATAATGAAATTCTCCATCTGCAACATTTCTGATTTCCAGTAACTTATATTAGATAATATAACGGATTTTATTAATCTATATATGAAATTAACTATAACAAACAATATGatatgaaattgaaaatatgaGATAACGTAAGAATGAAGTAGGAGAACCTGTTGTTCGGCATAGTTGATTCT
Encoded proteins:
- the LOC131657145 gene encoding uncharacterized protein LOC131657145; the encoded protein is MPNNRNVADGEFHYSSTQESTNIDQHNSYDDKEYLQKAMINALFAYAEASKAKSDFVLAERKSVNHTCSITECVRVLNEIEDVSDDVYMKAVEKFMDPNWREVFLAMCIDRRKEWLVRL